From the genome of Methanobrevibacter thaueri:
GAATTAACATTGAAATTATCAACAATAGGTTTTAATGTCAATGCCAAAGCAATTGTTGAACAGTTTGGATTGGTTACAATGAATCCATCCCAGTCATTTTCCTTCTGTTGGGCATCAATCATGTCTAAACATTCAGGATTGACTTCAGGAATTACTAATGGAATATTTTTCTTCATCCTGTGTGCGCTGGCGTTACTTGCAACAACATAATCCTTTGCATATGCCTTTTCAACAGTCAATGCGAAATCTGCAGGAAGGGATGAAAATACAATGTCCACATCATTATCCATTGCTTCCGGAGTAGTTTCAATCACTTCAATGTCTTTAACAGACTCAGGCATTTCATTATTCATATACCAGGTTGTAGCATCCTCATATCTTTTACCAGCTGATCTGGAGGAAGCCGCCAATGCAGTGACTTCAAAATCAGGATGGTTTTCAAGCAATTGGATGAATCTTTGTCCAACCATTCCAGTTGCGCCAAGTACTCCTACATTTACCATATCTAACACCTATTCTAATCCTAAAACGTCATTCATGCTGCTGACAATGCCTTTTTCAGCATTCGGAATGTATCTGATAGCTCTTATTACACCTGCAATGAACACTTCTCTTGTATGTGCCTGGTGCTTGAGCTCAATTCTTTCACCGTCGCCGACAAACATTACGGTGTGGTCACCTACAATGTCACCACCACGGATTGCATGAACACCTATTTCTTCAGGGGTTCTTTTGCCGACAAGTCCTTTTCTTCCGTAAACACCTACCTCTTCCGGGTCACGTTCCAATTCTTTAGCTATAACTTCAAATGCAGTCATAGCTGTTCCGGATGGAGCGTCCTTTTTCTGGTTGTGGTGAGCTTCAATAATTTCAATATCAAAATCATACAATAACGGAGCCAATTTCTTTAATGTATTGAAGAACACATTCACTCCGATAGCCATGTTTGATGAGATGACTGCAGGAACATTATTGGCCTTTACATTGTCAATGTTTGATTGCATCTGTTCATCACTGAATCCGGTGGTTCCAACAACAACACCGACACCACAGGATGTTGCGGTTTTAATTGTTTCAACAGCTGCGTGAGCGATAGTGAAATCAACCAAAACATCAGGTTCGGATGCTTTTAAAGTTTCTTCCAAGTTTTCAGATCCGGTGATTTCAACACCTAACTCGTCAATTCCAGCCTGAAGGCCTGCATCTTTACCTGCAAGAGGAGTGTTAGGCATTTCAATAGCCGCAACAACTTCCATGTCATCTTGCTCAGTAATTTTTCTAATTATTCCGGAGCCCATTCTTCCTGCGGCTCCAGTTACTGCAACTCTAATCATAATAATACCAACTTAAATTAAATCTGAATCTTTTAATGCTTTTTTGAGAACTTCAAGATTTTCCGGTAACATTTCTGCAAGTGGTTGTCTTAATGGTCCTGATGGGAGTCCCATGAGATTCATTGCTGTTTTGACAGGAACTGGATTGCTTTCAATGAACAATGCCCTAATCAATTCGACCATTTCATAGTGAAGTTCCATTGCTCTTGTGTAATCATCATTGAGAATGCTGTCAACCATTAAAACCATTCTTTTTGCATCAATGTTTGCTGAAGCTGAAATGACACCTGTAGCACCGACAGCCATAAGAGGTAAGGTCAATGAGTCTTCACCTGAGAGAATGCAGAAATCATCCTCAATTCCTTCATGGGTAAGTGCTTTGTAGATGTCGGAAACTTTATCAACGCTTCCGCTAGCTTCTTTGACAGCATCGATACCGTCGACTTTAGCGAGTTCCACGATAGTCTCAACATCCATGTTGATTCCTGTACGGGAAGGCACATTATATAGAATCAAAGGAATGTCAACCGCATCAGCAATGGTTGAGTAATGTTGAACCATAGCATGTTGCTGAGGTTTGTTGTAATATGGAGTGATTAACAATGCGGAATCCGCACCTGCATCATATGCATATTGGGTTAGGGAAAGTGCTTCGGAAGTTGCGTTACTTCCGGTTCCGGCAATAGTTTCAACCCTGCCGTTAACCTCATCGACAAGGATATCAATAATCCTTTGATGCTCTTCGTGACTGACTGTAGCGGATTCACCGGTGGTGCCTGCACCAACTAAACCTGTGACTCCCTTATCAATCAAATAGTTAATATTAGATCTGAATCCCTCTTCATCAATCTCCAAATCATTTGTGAATGGAGTTACCATTGCAACATATGTTCCTTCAAATTTCATTCTAAAACCTCGTTAATTAATTCACGTGCTTTTTCACCATCTTCCCAATCGACGAATAAAACGATTGCTGTTTGTGATGAGATAATCTCGACAATATTGATTTCATTTTTTCTAAGTGGTTCTGTGACTTCTGAAATGATTCCTGGTGTATCGATTATGTCTGGGCTTACAAAGGTTATCATTGCAGTGTCTCTTCCTAGGGACAGAGAACTCAATACATCACTTTCAATGACTACTTTATGTAATAAATGATATGCCTTGTTGGAGTCTGTCTTGTCGACAAATGCTGTTATTGAATTCTGACCTGCGGATATTCCAAAAATGTTTATGTCTGAATCCGCAAGGCTTCCGGACAGCTTTGCTATTAAGCCTGGTGTTTTAACCATCGCTTCACCAACAATTGCAATAAGAGAAATAGGGTTCTTATAAAGTGTTACGCATTTCAACATTTCACCTTCATAAGGACCAAGAATGCGTGTTCCCTTTGAAGAGAGGTCTCCATGCTCAAAATTGATAATTTTTGCAGTTATTAATGGATCTTTGTATTTTAATGCATGAGGATGTAGAACTTGAGCTCCATGAGTAGCCAAATCCCTTAATTCTTCGACTGATATTTCTTCGAGCAATTGTGCCTCTTCGATTTTGTTCGGGTCGGTTGACATTACTCCGTCCACATCAGTGACGATGATTACTTCATTAGCATCTAAACAGTGGCCTATAAGGAATGCAGTTATGTCACTTCCTCCTCTACCGAGTGTTGTGATTTCGCCGCTAGGTCCTTGGCCTAAAAATCCACAAATCACTGGGATTACACCCTGATTTACAAGTTGCAAGATTCCTTCGGTTTTTTTACGTGTAGTGTTAAAGTCAATCTTAGCCTCTAAATAATTGGAATCTGTTTGAATTGGCCATAACTCACTATATGGGTCGATAAATTCTGACTTGACACCTAAAGATTCAATAGTTGCTGAGAATAATCTGGCGCTAGTTAATTCGCCCATAGCCATAATTTCTGCCTTCTGCTTGTCAGTCAAACTAGCTCCAATAGCTTCATCAGATAATCCGATGAGCTCGTCAGTAGTTTTATTAACAGCTGAAACTACAACTACCACTCGACTACCTTTCATATACTCATTTACTACGGACTGCGCCGCTTTTTTAATTCTGGAACCATCACCTACCGAGGTTCCTCCGAATTTTACTACTACCAAATCCATTAAGTTCACCTATTTCTTAAAGTATTCATAAAATATTTTGTTAAAAATATAACAAAATAAAATATACATATCTATTTTTATCTAACCATATTAATAAACTTTAATTAAAAAAGAGATTGGGAAATCTGAAAAAAATTTAAATGCCAAAAAAAATTTATAAAAAATAGTAAAAAAAATATGAAAAAAAGCTTATTCTTGGGTTTGTTCTAACCTGACAAGCCTTGTTACATATCCAGCGATTTTATTTCTTAAATGTTTAGTACTTACAGTAGAGTATTCTTGTACTAATTTTTTGTTTTCTTCAAAATCAGTAGTGAAAACACCTTTGTGAGTTTCAATTAATTCTTTTGCTAAACGTTTAACAAATGAAGTTCTAATATTGCCCATTAACATTCCTCCTTAAAATTTCTTTTTGCTCGTTTTTATTCAATATAGTTAACAAATTCACGATTTGATCAATAACATCAACATCAAGATTATTATCTTCAGCAAATTTCTCAATTTTTCTGTGAACTTCCTTTTCCCTATTCTCATCGTAAACAGGCATTCCAAGATATTCCTTGGAAAGTGCAATATCCTTTGCAAGAGAAGTTCTTTGAGAAATTAAATCAAATAACGCATTATCAATTTCATCAATACGTTTTCTGGATTCTTCGAGAAGTATTCTAGCTTCGTTTTCACTTTCAAAAGATTTAATTTCACTATTACTTTTCAAAAAATCACCAAATTGATAATAATATAATTTATACTAATCATAGTATATAAACTATATGTTTAGTTTTTAAATAACCTTGTTAAAACTCAAAAGTGCCTTCATCAATGACAGTGATTTTGCAGGAGTCCCCTTCGCAATCTTACCATGTGGGGTGATGACCTCACATGTTACTGCAGGAATTCCTTTCATGCTGACAACATCCTCTAAAGCACCAGGATACTCGCTGCCCGCTTTTTTATAGACAATGCACTTGGCATTACATTTTTTAGCAATGTACTTTGCCATCACAGCACTCTGATGGGTTGGATTATATGTTCCCATCGCACAGTCCTTTCCAGGTTTTCCTCCAGGACGGGTGCAGTGAAAATCACCATAAGCGTCACATTTGGTTTTGGTAATCAGTTTGACGGTCTTATATGAAATAGTTCCTTTCACATTGGCTTTCTGATTTAAATGAACACCGTTGTAATCCCTTACATTTTTAGCGGTTCCCTTCGGATTCATGAACGGCATGACATAAACGGTGCCGTTGATTGGATGGCTCTCCAAATATTTTATGAGCCTCATTGCAGCTACCTGGGAAGATAATTCATTGCCGTGAACTCCGGCGGTGATGAACACCTTCTTGCCTTTGCCGCCCACAAACTTGATTAAGGGAGTTCCCTTTTTGGCGGCCTTGACTACCTTTCTGACCAGTGCGGAATTCGGAATGTTCTTCTTGATTCTCTTGTTTTTCTTAACGTCCGCTCCGGATTTCCATTTATAGATGAATATCTTATATGCATTGTTAATCTTGATGGTATTCTGCCCACTGATCTCATCCACATAGTACTTGATGGTATACTTTCCGGCATTGAACTTGAAAGAAATGCTTGCCATCCCATTGGAATCTGAAAAGCGTTCAT
Proteins encoded in this window:
- the dapB gene encoding 4-hydroxy-tetrahydrodipicolinate reductase produces the protein MIRVAVTGAAGRMGSGIIRKITEQDDMEVVAAIEMPNTPLAGKDAGLQAGIDELGVEITGSENLEETLKASEPDVLVDFTIAHAAVETIKTATSCGVGVVVGTTGFSDEQMQSNIDNVKANNVPAVISSNMAIGVNVFFNTLKKLAPLLYDFDIEIIEAHHNQKKDAPSGTAMTAFEVIAKELERDPEEVGVYGRKGLVGKRTPEEIGVHAIRGGDIVGDHTVMFVGDGERIELKHQAHTREVFIAGVIRAIRYIPNAEKGIVSSMNDVLGLE
- a CDS encoding chorismate mutase, whose product is MKSNSEIKSFESENEARILLEESRKRIDEIDNALFDLISQRTSLAKDIALSKEYLGMPVYDENREKEVHRKIEKFAEDNNLDVDVIDQIVNLLTILNKNEQKEILRRNVNGQY
- a CDS encoding 30S ribosomal protein S17e encodes the protein MGNIRTSFVKRLAKELIETHKGVFTTDFEENKKLVQEYSTVSTKHLRNKIAGYVTRLVRLEQTQE
- the dapA gene encoding 4-hydroxy-tetrahydrodipicolinate synthase, whose protein sequence is MKFEGTYVAMVTPFTNDLEIDEEGFRSNINYLIDKGVTGLVGAGTTGESATVSHEEHQRIIDILVDEVNGRVETIAGTGSNATSEALSLTQYAYDAGADSALLITPYYNKPQQHAMVQHYSTIADAVDIPLILYNVPSRTGINMDVETIVELAKVDGIDAVKEASGSVDKVSDIYKALTHEGIEDDFCILSGEDSLTLPLMAVGATGVISASANIDAKRMVLMVDSILNDDYTRAMELHYEMVELIRALFIESNPVPVKTAMNLMGLPSGPLRQPLAEMLPENLEVLKKALKDSDLI
- a CDS encoding aspartate kinase, with the protein product MDLVVVKFGGTSVGDGSRIKKAAQSVVNEYMKGSRVVVVVSAVNKTTDELIGLSDEAIGASLTDKQKAEIMAMGELTSARLFSATIESLGVKSEFIDPYSELWPIQTDSNYLEAKIDFNTTRKKTEGILQLVNQGVIPVICGFLGQGPSGEITTLGRGGSDITAFLIGHCLDANEVIIVTDVDGVMSTDPNKIEEAQLLEEISVEELRDLATHGAQVLHPHALKYKDPLITAKIINFEHGDLSSKGTRILGPYEGEMLKCVTLYKNPISLIAIVGEAMVKTPGLIAKLSGSLADSDINIFGISAGQNSITAFVDKTDSNKAYHLLHKVVIESDVLSSLSLGRDTAMITFVSPDIIDTPGIISEVTEPLRKNEINIVEIISSQTAIVLFVDWEDGEKARELINEVLE
- a CDS encoding succinylglutamate desuccinylase/aspartoacylase domain-containing protein — encoded protein: MDNPVDEAPIISDSDAAESSVGNDSQNESSQEIVPASKLSASDVTSKYGVNTVFKVRVLDAAGKPLENKSVTFKVNGKTYERFSDSNGMASISFKFNAGKYTIKYYVDEISGQNTIKINNAYKIFIYKWKSGADVKKNKRIKKNIPNSALVRKVVKAAKKGTPLIKFVGGKGKKVFITAGVHGNELSSQVAAMRLIKYLESHPINGTVYVMPFMNPKGTAKNVRDYNGVHLNQKANVKGTISYKTVKLITKTKCDAYGDFHCTRPGGKPGKDCAMGTYNPTHQSAVMAKYIAKKCNAKCIVYKKAGSEYPGALEDVVSMKGIPAVTCEVITPHGKIAKGTPAKSLSLMKALLSFNKVI